From the Glandiceps talaboti chromosome 10, keGlaTala1.1, whole genome shotgun sequence genome, one window contains:
- the LOC144440870 gene encoding cytochrome P450 20A1-like encodes MAGIVVIAVAAIVVVIAIYYLKSVFLPEKVPSDATSDNQMKALIPGMKKSDPEKGNLPDIDEAGGFHEFLVKLHSNYGPVASFWYGKTYSVSLGSPEAFKDHIKLFDRPPELFEFVLPLVGKDSIQYANAEDGKERRRTYDAPFSHEAIRNYFPNFQKAAEDMVKKILLLPPGDHIPITEYMSVLVIRAISNATFGDFFDDDKKAVSLLHHYETTFATLNKLMTGDIDKPEGEEFDQALKNWHDFMREAVQHRRDNPPGEQECTFIDVLIESCPTEDRLLADALSYFIASYHTTNFMMVWAMYYLTKDCEVQDKVYEEIMNVLGEDDLVDHETLPKLVYTKQVFDEVMRCSALATMAARVDYERDTKVLGYTIPKGTAVVHALGVVLLDPKVWPDPERFDPDRFSPEEVSKRHPLAFSVFGFAGKRICPGYRIAYAEATVFLVALLRKFKFHLVEGQNIQHKFGFVTLPSDEIWLTASERNLVD; translated from the exons GTTCCAAGCGATGCTACCAGTGATAACCAAATGAAAGCTTTGATACCAGGAATGAAGAAGAGTGATCCTGA GAAAGGAAATCTTCCAGATATAGATGAAGCTGGAGGTTTTCATGAATTTCTGGTGAAGTTACATTCCAACTATGGTCCAGTAGCATCATTTTGGTATGGAAAGACCTATTCTGTTAGTTTGGGATCTCCTGAAGCCTTTAAAGACCACATCAAGCTATTTGATAGACCAC CTGAACTCTTTGAATTTGTGCTACCACTAGTTGGAAAAGACAGCATCCAGTACGCTAATGCAGAGGATGGTAAAGAAAGGCGCCGTACATATGATGCCCCATTCAGTCATGAAGCAATCAGGAATTATTTTCCAAACTTCCAAAAG GCAGCTGAAGACATGGTGAAGAAGATATTGCTACTTCCTCCTGGCGACCATATTCCAATAACAGAGTACATGTCGGTGTTGGTGATCAGGGCAATAAGCAATGCTACATTTGGGGATTTTTTTGATGATGACAAGAAAGCTGTGAGTCTTCTCCACCATTATGAAACG ACGTTTGCCACATTAAATAAGCTAATGACAGGTGATATTGATAAACCTGAAGGAGAGGAATTTGATCAAG CACTGAAAAATTGGCATGATTTCATGCGTGAAGCAGTTCAGCATAGACGTGATAACCCACCTGGTGAACAGGAGTGTACTTTTATTGATGTTTTGATAGAGAGTTGTCCAACTGAGGATAGACTGCTGGCTGATGCACTCAGTTACTTCATAGCTAGCTACCACACAACAAACTTCA TGATGGTGTGGGCGATGTATTATTTGACAAAGGATTGTGAGGTCCAAGACAAGGTCTATGAAGAGATTATGAATGTACTTGGTGAGGATGACCTTGTTGATCATGAGACTCTACCAAAACTAGT CTACACAAAACAAGTATTTGATGAAGTCATGAGATGTTCAGCACTTGCAACAATGGCTGCCAGAGTTGACTATGAAAGAGACACGAAAGTACTGGGCTATACCATTCCAAAAGGG ACAGCAGTAGTACATGCACTTGGAGTGGTATTACTTGACCCCAAAGTCTGGCCAGATCCTGAAAG GTTTGACCCGGACAGATTTTCTCCTGAGGAAGTGTCCAAGCGTCATCCTTTAGCCTTTTCAGTGTTTGGATTTGCTGGGAAAAGAATTTGTCCTGGGTATCGTATAGCGTATGCTGAGGCGACAGTTTTCTTGGTGGCTTTACTGAGGAAATTTAAATTTCACTTGGTAGAGGGACAAAACATACAACACAAGTTTGGTTTTGTAACTCTACCAAGCGATGAAATATGGCTCACTGCTAGTGAAAGAAATTTGGTTGACTAA